ACGATGATTATGAGGACCTTTACAATGATGTAAATGTTGGTGAGGGTTTTTTACAGTCTATGAGGAAGAATGAGGATTCGGGTTTTGGGAATGAGGTTGTGGAGGAAAAGAAGATtgagcaacaacaacaacagcaacaagTTCCTTTAGTGGCTCAAGAGGCTGCTGTTTCGATTCCGGGTGTTGGTGGTGGTAGTGGTGAGGGTACTGGTGGTGGAGATGTTGGAGCTAGGGTTGCTGCTGGGAGAGTTGGAGGAGAGGGTTATAGTAATAGTAATAATCAAAATCTTGGATTTAGAGGGGGTGAGATGGGTTTGAAGGTTAATGTTGGATCGGGGCCATCGGTGGGTGGTGGAAGTGGGATGAGGGTTGAATTAGGTCAGGGGTCGAGTAAGATGAATGATTTTGAAGAACAGAGTGGGAATACTAGTGTTGGGGTTCATGTTATTGGTCAGCAGCcgcaacagcaacaacaacctcaGCAGCTGCAACAACAGCAACCACCGCCGCCACAACAAGTTCCGCCACCTCATGTTGGTGTTGTTGGAAATGTTGGGAATATGGTGGGTGATGGTATGATGAGGCAACCTGGTGTGGGTGTTAATGTTAATGGGGTTGGAGGAAACAATGTTGTTGGTGGAGTTGGGGTTGGGGTAGGGGTTGGAGGTGGAGGTGGTGGGACTATTTTGTTTGTTGGTGATTTGCATTGGTGGACAACTGATTCGGAATTGGAGTCTGAGTTATGTAAGTATGGACAAGTGAAGGAGGTTAAATTTTTCGATGAGAAGGCAAGTGGGAAGTCTAAAGGGTATTGTCAGGTTGAGTTTTATGACCCAGCTGCTGCTACAGCCTGCAAAGAGGGGATGAATGGGCATTTGTTTAATGGTCGACCTTGTCTTGTTGCATTTGCGTCCCCGTTCAGTGTCAAGAGAATGGGAGAGGCTCAAGTGAACAGGAATCAACAGATGACTCAGACTAATGTTGCTCAGGCTAGAAGGCCTAATGATACTGGTGTTAAACCTGGTGGGAATAACATTGCAACTGGTGGGAATTATCAAGGTGCagataataatactaatactaataataataatagaggtTTCGGGAGAGGTAATTGGGGAAGGGGTAATGCTCAGAATATGGGAAATAGGGGTCCTGTTGGTCCGATGCGAAACAGGGGTGGAGGAATGAGTGGTAGAGGTATAATGGGAAATGGTGGAAATGGCTTTGGGCAGGGTCTTGGTGCAACCCCTCCTTTATTGCACCCTCAGTCAATGATGGGCCAGGGTTTCGATCCAGCTTTTGGTGCCCCCATGGGTAGAATGGGAAGTTATGGAGGCTTTCCTGGTGCCCCAACACCGCCATTTTCTGGGATTTTGTCTTCTTTCCCTCCTGTTGGAGGTGTTGGTTTGCCTGGAGTTGCCCCGCACGTTAATCCTGCATTTTTCGGAAGGGGAATGCCCATGAATGGAATGGGAATGATGCCAACAGCTGGTGTTGATGGGCCTAATATGGGAATGTGGTCTGATCCCAGCATGGGTGGATGGGGTGGTGGTGAAGAGCATGGTGGGGGAAGAGCTGCGGAATCTAGTTATGGTGAAGAAGCTGCATCTGACCATCAATATGGTGAGGTTAGTCATGATAGAGGAGGAGGCTGGCCCAATCCAATGAAGGAAAAAGATAGAGGTTCAGAGAGGGACTGGTCTGGGTCTTCGGATAGAAGGTATCGGGAGGATAGGGATCAAGCTTATGAGAGGGATGTGCCTAGAGAAAAAGATACAAGTCATGATGACTGGTCTGAAAGAAGACATCGTGATGATAGAGACGCTGGTCGAGAGCGGGAAAGGGAGCGTGATCGGGATCGAGAACGTTCTCGTGATCGCGAACGTGAAAGGGACCGTGATAGGCATAGGGAAGATAGGGACAGATATGCTGACCATCATAGGTACAGAGACCGTGAAACTGAACATGATGATGAGTGGGAAAGAGGACGGTCATCAAGGACTCACAACAAAGGACGGGTATCTCAAGAGGATGATCATCGATCAAGATCAAGGGATGCTGATTATGGGAAGAGGCGGAGGCTCACTTCCGAATAACTGCTTTGATGTTTCTTATTTCTAGataattcttattttaaaaagaAGAAAGTGAAAGCAAAGAAACTTTTGGGGGTTTGCAATGCTATTTTGGACTCTTTTTCAACTGATGTCTTATGGCCCGTTCGTTCAGTGGTGGTTCATTACAATTCTTCAGTCTCAGGATTGCTTCTCTTACATGGAAGCACGGTTTGGTTCTTGCATGAGAAAAGGTAACTGAATAGAAAGTGATTTTCTGCTTGAATGAGTAGAGTTTATTGGCATTGCATGGTAATAAATTGTTAATTGTATGTTTGTTTTGTTCAATATTATGCTCTAGGCTTtgcttctattttcttttttctagcAATCCCGAATGAGTTGTGTATTTTGTAATTAGGTATGCTGATACTGTTAATTTCGTACCTATTGAATCACGAGcaatacacacacacacacactcaaGCTGTTTGCTTATTTTAAATATGTCAATTAAATTTACGATTTACTACTGTTTATCTCCATTCACAAAATCATCGACTATTAACTTTCGTCGTTACGATTTATAGATATGACTTTAATGAACTTTGTTCTTTTAATAATTCAACTCTTTAAGTAATACTTTGATTTTGAGACAGGTGTTTTTTCATCAGTTTCAGTTCATGAAATTTCAATTTGGGTTTTATCTTTGTTTGTTGGTGTTATGCTTATATTTGGTAATTGTTACTTTTAATTGATATTCTTTCGCTATATGATTGCATACTTTACTTTTTTAGAATCATGCTAATCTTGGTTAACTGCTGCAATTCTTAATTGACTTATTTATTGATTGGTAGCTTGATGGATTTCCTTATTCGAGAACCAAAGCCGTTACACAGGGAACTGTGAGAGCCTTCCACTACAACGAAAAGGGACCTCGTAGCTTCAATATTGGAAAGGAGAACGAAAGGTGTTGTGCCAGACCCTAATAGGATTTAGAAGCAGACTCTCTTGCTTTTAAGTTTTTCTTAGCTTTCTTTACCTTTATGTTTTAGCTAATTAGcacttgataaaaaaaaatgaaaaaaagaaaaaaaagaagaaacaaACTTATCAATGTTAtgacgatgatgatgatgatgttatGGCTTGAAATTGCCGAAGTCTCGAATATGGTTAGATTATTTTTCGGAACTTGTTGCTTGAAAAATGGTCATGTAATAGGATTTATCTGAGGATGTTGCTGTTGTTACCTCCCCCACCAtttctttttttgttgtttGGCTTAGTTGTTGTATCATTTGTATTTGTTGTATCATTATATCCTCTctcactttttcttttctttcttcgtTTTGATTCTGTTGTATACCACCATGATGTTGTTGTTCATTGTGCACATTTTTTTGTGAAGTTGTACTTGTAGATGATGATGTAGTGTAACCCCCCCTAACCATTCATTGAAGTAGTTTTGTAGTATTAGGGTTATAGTTGTACCATATGAGGTTGTAACCTATACGGCTTTGTACATACTGcaaatatttatggaattgatctctttttcataatattttcttcttcttttgttttgtttatacAGATTCtttaatctcttttcttttgtttgATTAGAGATTACATTTTACAGTTTACAGGTAATTTGGAATCTGTTGATTGATTACTCATTTCAGaagtttgtgttgatgatttttaaTGCAAAACTTGAAGGATTGTGTTTTTCATTTTGTCTTGAATTTCATACTCTTTGCTTAGCTTCCCTCATTTTGCTACTGAAAGTTTGCCCTTTTAGTTATTTAGTAGAAATTTAGGTTAGTGTTGATTTTACTGGTTTGTAAACATCCCCATCTGGTTTTACTTGCTTCTTTTAATCATGTTtatctttttgttttgtttttttgttttcttaacAATTGATTGAGTATTGCTATTGGGTACTAGTGCTACTTAAGACTTTCTAAACGTGTCACTTTGTAATTAGTTAGTGATACTTTTGAAAGTTATTACATTAAGTTATATGAGacttgatacttaattatacaaataagtGATATTGATACATAAAATGGTGTTAGATACTACCAGTAATATCTTTTAGCATTTCCCAATCAACATGATGATGTGTTTAACTATTACTTTCCCAATCAACATCGAGACTTTATACTTATACCATTTGAACATAT
This Cannabis sativa cultivar Pink pepper isolate KNU-18-1 chromosome 6, ASM2916894v1, whole genome shotgun sequence DNA region includes the following protein-coding sequences:
- the LOC115694694 gene encoding uncharacterized protein LOC115694694 → MDEDGGEQMDQFHRNEAISAVADEGFLGEEEEDDDYEDLYNDVNVGEGFLQSMRKNEDSGFGNEVVEEKKIEQQQQQQQVPLVAQEAAVSIPGVGGGSGEGTGGGDVGARVAAGRVGGEGYSNSNNQNLGFRGGEMGLKVNVGSGPSVGGGSGMRVELGQGSSKMNDFEEQSGNTSVGVHVIGQQPQQQQQPQQLQQQQPPPPQQVPPPHVGVVGNVGNMVGDGMMRQPGVGVNVNGVGGNNVVGGVGVGVGVGGGGGGTILFVGDLHWWTTDSELESELCKYGQVKEVKFFDEKASGKSKGYCQVEFYDPAAATACKEGMNGHLFNGRPCLVAFASPFSVKRMGEAQVNRNQQMTQTNVAQARRPNDTGVKPGGNNIATGGNYQGADNNTNTNNNNRGFGRGNWGRGNAQNMGNRGPVGPMRNRGGGMSGRGIMGNGGNGFGQGLGATPPLLHPQSMMGQGFDPAFGAPMGRMGSYGGFPGAPTPPFSGILSSFPPVGGVGLPGVAPHVNPAFFGRGMPMNGMGMMPTAGVDGPNMGMWSDPSMGGWGGGEEHGGGRAAESSYGEEAASDHQYGEVSHDRGGGWPNPMKEKDRGSERDWSGSSDRRYREDRDQAYERDVPREKDTSHDDWSERRHRDDRDAGRERERERDRDRERSRDRERERDRDRHREDRDRYADHHRYRDRETEHDDEWERGRSSRTHNKGRVSQEDDHRSRSRDADYGKRRRLTSE